The following DNA comes from Flavisolibacter ginsenosidimutans.
CCACCACAAATCAGAACCATTTCTTTTGGTTTGAACGTAGGCTTCTAAACAATTTATTTTACTATTAACTATAACACGATGAAAAAAATAAGCCTGATATTTTTAATGGCTTCTGTGGGGGGTTTGAGTTGCAAAAAAGTTTTGGATGTACAGTCTTATTCATCCATTACTGATGCAACGGCGTTTGCAACGGCAGACAGAGCCTTATTGGCACTTAACGGTGTGTACGATGCTGCACAAAGCGGAGGCTATAACGGCGGTACGGAAAAAAGAGGTTATCCCTTTGGTTCGGCCAACATTGAACAGGAAGATGTAAGAGGCGAAGACGTGATCAACGTTGCAGCTTTCTATCAAGCCACCTACCAGGTTACGCACAATCCTTCCTCGGCCAATGCGGTAGCGCTATGGGATAATACCTATGGCATGATCAACAAGGCAAACGTTGCGATTGAAGGGTTTAGAAATGCCGCCACAAGTGGTGTTTTAACGTCGGCCGTTGCCACGCAATACGAAGCCGAATGTCGCTTTTTAAGAGCAATGGGGCATCATGAGTTGGTGGTTATGTACGCTCGTCCTTACCTGGACGGTAACGGCAGCCAGTTGGGTGTTCCATACAGAGACGTAGCGAATACAAGCGGCAGCGCAGTAGAACAGTTGAGGACCATTCCGCGTCCAAAAGTTTCAGAAGATTACCAGAAAATTTTGACTGACCTGGATTTTGCCGAAGCCAATTTGCCTACGGGAACTGCTGGTACGGCTGTCAATACTTACCGGGCTACAAAGGCGGCTGCTATTGCGCTAAAAATGCGTGTAAAGTTGCATATGGGCGATTACGCAGGTGTAATTTTAGAAGGCAACAAATTGGTGCCTGCTACTGCTCCTTACATTAGTCCCATCGGTGGATGGACGTTGACCGCTACCCCCGACGGACCTTTCAATGCAACGGGCGGCTCCAACAATTCCAAAGAGAATATTTTTTCCATTAAAAATGATGCAAACGACGCCATCAGTGTGAACGGTTCGTTGGCCGGCCAGTTTGGCCCGGCTAATCTGGGCGGTCGCGGATTGGTAGCCATTTCACCCATTATCTGGAACAACAGTGGCTGGAAATGCGATGACAAAAGGCGGACGCTTTTATACACATCCGGAACGAACAACATCAACGGAACCAGCATCATGACGATCAAGTACAAAGACTTTACAACCAAAGGCGACTGGGCTCCTCAGATTCGATATGCCGAGGTGTTGCTGACATTAGCCGAAGCAGAAGCCCGGCAGGCAGCAGGCGTTTCACAAAGAGCTGTTGACTTGGTAAATGCCGTACGCAACAGGGCATTGGCTAATCCTGCCACGGATGCTTACACAACGGCAAGCTTCACAGATAAAGTAGCTTTGGTAAAAGCCATTTTGTTGGAAAGAAGAATTGAATTTTTAGCGGAAGGAAAACGTTGGGGTGATATTTCCCGACTGTCAGGTGAAAACAATCCAAACTATTCGCCGGGCGGTGTTCCTGCAAAAGCATCCAATGGTACGCAAGGTGCCTCAATCTATAATTGTGGCGGAACTTTCACGCCAACACAGGCTGCGATTCCGTACAGCGACTACCGTTTCATTTGGCCCATTCCGGCAGATGAAATCACGCAAAACCCCATTATTGTTCAGAATCCCGGCTACTAAAATTCCGGGCATTCTTTGTAACGAATAAAACGTTCAGCACTTAAAAACCTCCCCATAAGGGAGGTTTTTTATTTACAGCCTTGATAATTTCAAGGAATGCTTAATTCAATTGACGCTAGCGCTCTATCAGAACAGCTAAACATTCAGTCCCTTTGGACGTTTTCTTAAACAAAGGACACCGTATGATAGGTAGTCACAATTATTTCAACGAGAAAAAAAAGCCACGCAGCTTTTTGTTAAAAAAATGTGACTAAGTAATTCTTCTGTCCCCTAAATTCGCTCACTTTTTAAAATTAACACACAGCACATGAGAAAATTTCTAATGCTACTGCTCGGAGCGTTGCTGCTTAGTATGCAACTTCTGGCGCAAAATCGAACGGTTAGCGGTACCGTAACCGACAGTACAAGTCAGCCTTTGCCTAATGTAACGGTAAAGATTCCAGGAACAAGAAACGGAACGACATCAGATCAATCAGGAAAATTCAGGCTCTCAGTTCCAACTTCAGCAAGAACGCTTGAGTTTTCAAGCATCGGTTACTCAACCATTACTTTACCCATTCCTGCGAGTGGTTCATTAACTGTCACTCTTAGTCAAGCTGCTGGTGCTCTTAACGAAGTTGTGGTAACGGGTATCACTCGTACCAAGCGTTCGCAATACTCAGGAGCTGCTAGCAAAATCAGTGCAGATGCCATTAATGACAAGCCAGTAGGTTCTTTGGATCAATTATTCCAAGGCCGTGTACCAGGCTTGTTGGCCTTAACCGGCAGCGGACAACCTGGAAGTTCCTCTACAGTAATCATCAGAGGACAAGGCTCTATCGTAGGTGGCAGTTCCCCTCTCTATGTTGTTGATGGAATTCCTGTAGAGGCTGGTGTTTTCCAGTCTTTAAATCCAAATGACTTTGAGTCAATGGATGTATTGAGAGATGCTTCCGCATCAGCCCTTTATGGCTCCCGCGGCTCCGCTGGTGTAATCGTAATAACCACCAAAAGAGGCCGCAGTGGTAAAGTCAGGCTTTCCTATAGCGGCCAGGTCGGTGTAAAACAACGTCCTCAATTTGATTGGGATATGTACACAACTCCCGAACTTTTTGCAGCTCAGGAAAAGTATGGCAAGTACTTGGGCATTACTGGTTCGGCCAATAGTTTGCCGGGGTGGTATTATTCCAAGAATAACCCGCGTTATGCAACACTTTCTGCATCTGACAAGGCCTTAAACGATGCCACGTATGATTCACTTTCAAAAATCAACACCAATTGGCGCGACGTTTTCTTCCGGGATGGCAACTTTAGCAATCACGAGATAGCCCTCTCTGGCGGGACCGGAAAAACAACAATCTACACCAGTTTTGGACTTTACAGTGAAGAAGGCATTACTTATCGTACAGACATGAAAAGAGGAACGTTGCGAAACAACATTGACTATGCCGACGATAAGTTGAGTTTATCTGTTTCTTCGCAGCTTGGTTATACAAAAAGAAATTTTCAGCAAAGCACAACGACAAACAGTACGGGCAACCCATTTCTCGTTGCGAACATCAGTGCCCCCTTTGCTTCTTTGTACAATTCTGATGGCACGTTGGCAAC
Coding sequences within:
- a CDS encoding RagB/SusD family nutrient uptake outer membrane protein is translated as MKKISLIFLMASVGGLSCKKVLDVQSYSSITDATAFATADRALLALNGVYDAAQSGGYNGGTEKRGYPFGSANIEQEDVRGEDVINVAAFYQATYQVTHNPSSANAVALWDNTYGMINKANVAIEGFRNAATSGVLTSAVATQYEAECRFLRAMGHHELVVMYARPYLDGNGSQLGVPYRDVANTSGSAVEQLRTIPRPKVSEDYQKILTDLDFAEANLPTGTAGTAVNTYRATKAAAIALKMRVKLHMGDYAGVILEGNKLVPATAPYISPIGGWTLTATPDGPFNATGGSNNSKENIFSIKNDANDAISVNGSLAGQFGPANLGGRGLVAISPIIWNNSGWKCDDKRRTLLYTSGTNNINGTSIMTIKYKDFTTKGDWAPQIRYAEVLLTLAEAEARQAAGVSQRAVDLVNAVRNRALANPATDAYTTASFTDKVALVKAILLERRIEFLAEGKRWGDISRLSGENNPNYSPGGVPAKASNGTQGASIYNCGGTFTPTQAAIPYSDYRFIWPIPADEITQNPIIVQNPGY